From the Thermovirga lienii DSM 17291 genome, one window contains:
- a CDS encoding dihydroxyacid dehydratase (PFAM: Dehydratase family~TIGRFAM: dihydroxy-acid dehydratase~COGs: COG0129 Dihydroxyacid dehydratase/phosphogluconate dehydratase~InterPro IPR004404: IPR010916: IPR020558: IPR000581~KEGG: tjr:TherJR_0359 dihydroxy-acid dehydratase~PFAM: dihydroxy-acid and 6-phosphogluconate dehydratase~PRIAM: Dihydroxy-acid dehydratase~SPTR: Dihydroxy-acid dehydratase;~TIGRFAM: dihydroxy-acid dehydratase) — MNSNKAKKGAERAPHRSLLKAGGFTDWEIDRPWIGVVNAYNSIIPGHTHLNRVAEAVKHGVYSGGGLPLEFPVIGVCDGIAMNHEGMKFSLPSRELIADSIEVMAKAHALDGLVMVTNCDKIIPGMAMVAARLNIPSIIISGGPMLAGQHKGCEVDLSSVFEAVGKYDSGKMSLEELIELENSACPTCGSCAGMFTANTMNCMMEALGLALPGNGTIPAVYAARERLAKDAGRIILTLVEKGIKPRDILTKEAFENAVAVDMALGGSTNTALHLPAIARAAGVSLTLEDMDRISRKTPHLCSMSPAGKHHMQDLYRAGGVQAVMLRLAEGGLINGDCLTVTTKTVKENLCSAKVIDENIIRSLDNPYHSEGGIAVLKGTLAPEGCVVKQVAVVPEMMRHIGPARVFDCEEDASRAIREGKIKPKDVVIIRYEGPKGGPGMREMLGPTASIAGMGLDSSVALITDGRFSGATRGASIGHVSPEAAAGGPIGLVKDGDMIEIDIPNRKLNLLVDEKELEERRKSFKPKHQETTSSFLERYRHFVTSGSTGAVFEK, encoded by the coding sequence ATGAACAGCAACAAAGCGAAAAAAGGCGCAGAAAGGGCTCCTCACCGCTCCCTATTAAAGGCTGGAGGCTTTACAGATTGGGAAATTGACCGTCCTTGGATAGGTGTAGTTAATGCTTACAACTCCATAATACCAGGACACACTCACCTGAATAGAGTTGCTGAGGCAGTCAAACATGGAGTCTATTCAGGAGGAGGCCTCCCGCTGGAGTTTCCGGTGATAGGCGTCTGCGACGGCATCGCCATGAACCACGAGGGCATGAAGTTCTCCCTGCCCAGCAGAGAACTCATCGCCGACTCCATTGAAGTCATGGCAAAAGCTCACGCACTGGACGGCCTTGTCATGGTCACCAATTGCGACAAAATAATTCCCGGCATGGCCATGGTCGCTGCAAGGCTCAACATCCCCTCCATAATAATAAGTGGAGGTCCCATGCTGGCCGGCCAACACAAAGGATGCGAAGTGGACTTGAGTTCCGTATTCGAGGCAGTGGGAAAATATGACTCGGGGAAAATGAGCCTAGAAGAGCTCATTGAGCTTGAAAATTCCGCCTGTCCCACCTGCGGTTCTTGTGCAGGGATGTTCACGGCAAACACCATGAACTGCATGATGGAGGCTTTAGGGCTGGCCCTGCCAGGTAACGGAACCATTCCCGCCGTATACGCTGCCAGAGAGAGGCTTGCCAAGGATGCTGGCAGGATCATCTTGACACTTGTCGAAAAAGGCATAAAGCCGCGGGACATCCTGACGAAGGAGGCTTTCGAAAACGCCGTGGCTGTAGATATGGCTTTGGGAGGCTCCACTAACACGGCATTGCATTTGCCAGCGATAGCTCGCGCAGCAGGGGTTTCTCTCACTCTGGAAGACATGGACAGAATAAGCCGCAAGACTCCCCACCTGTGCAGCATGAGCCCTGCAGGAAAACATCACATGCAGGACCTGTACAGGGCTGGAGGTGTTCAAGCCGTCATGCTGCGTCTTGCAGAAGGGGGACTAATTAACGGCGACTGCCTGACGGTCACCACTAAAACAGTGAAGGAAAACTTATGTAGCGCAAAAGTTATAGATGAAAATATCATCAGGTCCTTGGACAACCCCTATCACTCAGAGGGCGGAATAGCTGTCCTGAAAGGCACTTTAGCGCCAGAGGGATGCGTAGTAAAGCAGGTAGCAGTGGTCCCCGAGATGATGCGCCACATAGGACCCGCTAGGGTGTTCGACTGCGAGGAGGACGCGTCAAGGGCCATAAGAGAAGGCAAGATAAAACCAAAGGACGTGGTTATAATCCGCTACGAAGGCCCCAAGGGAGGCCCTGGCATGAGGGAGATGCTTGGCCCCACCGCTAGCATAGCTGGAATGGGCCTTGACAGCTCTGTAGCCCTCATAACCGACGGAAGGTTCTCTGGAGCTACCAGGGGAGCATCCATAGGGCATGTATCACCTGAAGCCGCAGCAGGTGGTCCAATAGGCCTCGTAAAGGACGGGGACATGATAGAGATAGACATACCCAACAGAAAGCTCAACTTGCTGGTGGATGAAAAAGAGCTTGAAGAAAGGCGCAAATCGTTCAAGCCAAAACATCAAGAAACCACTAGCTCTTTCCTGGAAAGATACAGGCACTTCGTTACCTCCGGCAGCACCGGAGCCGTCTTCGAAAAGTAA
- a CDS encoding transcriptional regulator, GntR family (PFAM: Bacterial regulatory proteins, gntR family; FCD domain~COGs: COG1802 Transcriptional regulators~InterPro IPR000524: IPR011711~KEGG: tai:Taci_1669 transcriptional regulator, GntR family~PFAM: GntR domain protein; regulatory protein GntR HTH~SMART: regulatory protein GntR HTH~SPTR: Transcriptional regulator, GntR family) produces the protein MPTTGTLENEAYQKIKQAILARRLLPGSRLSEPALAKQLKISRTPVRAAIKRLMAEGLAEPSPTQGAVVALPSSKDIEEVVFMRETLEPVAAALASERATGEDICYLEGLISREREAFHKRDLKGYIEVNDEFHGTIAKISGNCLLEQSIKNLILRYDIFLALFDPIYELGENELDSPLEHHFIVTALKERDSKAAEAAMRYHLRSSRKYATSRSLEDMGDFPFDN, from the coding sequence TTGCCTACGACGGGAACGTTGGAGAACGAAGCATATCAAAAAATAAAACAGGCCATTCTAGCTCGGAGGCTTCTGCCGGGAAGCAGGCTCTCTGAGCCGGCCTTGGCAAAGCAGCTCAAGATAAGCCGAACGCCGGTTAGGGCGGCCATAAAACGTCTCATGGCGGAGGGGTTGGCGGAGCCTTCTCCAACCCAGGGAGCGGTTGTCGCTCTGCCCTCTTCAAAGGACATAGAAGAGGTGGTCTTCATGAGGGAGACTCTGGAGCCCGTTGCTGCGGCATTGGCCTCCGAACGAGCGACAGGGGAGGACATTTGTTATCTTGAAGGATTGATTTCCAGGGAAAGGGAGGCTTTTCATAAAAGAGACCTCAAAGGCTATATAGAGGTCAACGATGAGTTTCATGGTACTATAGCTAAAATCTCGGGAAACTGCCTCTTGGAACAAAGTATAAAGAACTTGATACTTCGCTACGATATATTTTTGGCCTTGTTTGACCCCATATATGAGCTCGGGGAGAACGAGCTTGATTCTCCGCTGGAGCACCATTTCATAGTGACGGCCCTCAAGGAGAGGGACTCCAAGGCAGCTGAAGCGGCCATGAGGTATCATTTGCGGTCATCTAGAAAATACGCTACTTCAAGAAGTCTGGAAGATATGGGCGATTTCCCCTTTGATAACTAA
- a CDS encoding Tripartite ATP-independent periplasmic transporter DctQ component (PFAM: Tripartite ATP-independent periplasmic transporters, DctQ component~COGs: COG4665 TRAP-type mannitol/chloroaromatic compound transport system small permease component~InterPro IPR007387~KEGG: aco:Amico_1760 tripartite ATP-independent periplasmic transporter DctQ component~PFAM: Tripartite ATP-independent periplasmic transporter DctQ component~SPTR: Tripartite ATP-independent periplasmic transporter DctQ component) — translation MDKLGKMISLLILPLIAIIVYSSLKGFFLNRTPIWTFEVSIFLFGCFFMLGAAYCHMLNNHVSVDVVNHYLPPKWRRIFGIFGEIVVLFVVLVMIYLSVPTAIRSTIMKERSTHQTPFNPQVWWYRWVIPISCALMSWQSFKNMMRLIFQRPDDMENEKGV, via the coding sequence ATGGATAAGTTAGGAAAGATGATATCTCTTCTGATTCTCCCTCTCATTGCCATCATAGTTTACAGTTCCCTTAAGGGTTTTTTCCTCAACAGGACGCCTATCTGGACCTTTGAGGTGTCCATATTTCTCTTTGGTTGTTTTTTCATGTTGGGGGCTGCATACTGCCACATGCTCAACAATCACGTCAGCGTGGACGTGGTCAACCACTACCTTCCCCCAAAGTGGAGAAGAATCTTTGGTATATTCGGGGAGATAGTGGTTCTTTTCGTGGTCTTGGTGATGATATACCTCAGTGTTCCCACGGCAATCCGATCGACCATAATGAAGGAGCGCTCTACCCATCAAACGCCCTTCAACCCTCAAGTGTGGTGGTATCGATGGGTCATACCCATATCTTGCGCACTTATGTCGTGGCAATCCTTCAAGAACATGATGCGTCTCATCTTTCAGCGACCTGATGACATGGAAAACGAAAAAGGAGTGTAA
- a CDS encoding ferredoxin (PFAM: 2Fe-2S iron-sulfur cluster binding domain~COGs: COG3894 Uncharacterized metal-binding protein~InterPro IPR001041~KEGG: tjr:TherJR_2614 ferredoxin~PFAM: ferredoxin~SPTR: Iron-sulfur cluster binding protein), whose amino-acid sequence MPKNSCRVVIETGDGHQRVCCCQEGDNLLDVLRREKVAIEAPCGGLGLCGKCRVMVSGKASLPDSLERTFLGEESLSKGVRLACRVRIMGELRVSVHFEEIKSQKKIASVVKPARIKVSPETIRINGSLGWEEIRAYESLEEALREKFSSLAGRPVNPIRDEVMADIAELFMERQTLDVSATLRGQDVVSVSSQQEEKPILGAVCDIGTTTIACYLLDLKKGHQLGALMSRNPQVPFGADVVSRIAHALKEKETFKAMVKGLREEVALLLARLASDVGADLKNCEEVLVIGNSCMHHFFKGLLPVTLGRAPFRPVQKGPSCDKADHFSLGVSSSARIRFLPLIGGFVGSDMVGLLHFVESVMPQRTRLVLDLGTNGEIALIHQGKILVCSAAAGPAFEGGNISCGMVASTGAINELSWEEKNMIPKVIGGGEPVGITGSGLVDAVAILCERGVVLPSGRINSPENIKNPSLASMVVERGGERVVMIAKGESREIFISQKDLRQLQLSKGAVVAAMKALLEKASMTWKDVDELVLAGALGNYINPDSAMKIGLIPSAMKDKVIPVGNGAAEGAKLVLLGGEKEWHKACSVVQKTEHIPLEENLTFQEFFMNSLSLEPF is encoded by the coding sequence TTGCCGAAAAATTCTTGCAGGGTGGTAATTGAAACGGGGGATGGACACCAAAGGGTTTGCTGCTGTCAGGAGGGGGACAACCTTCTTGATGTCCTAAGAAGAGAAAAAGTTGCTATTGAGGCTCCCTGTGGAGGCTTGGGCCTATGCGGCAAGTGTAGGGTCATGGTCTCAGGGAAGGCAAGCTTGCCGGACAGTTTGGAGAGGACCTTTTTGGGAGAGGAGTCCCTTTCCAAGGGGGTTAGGCTTGCGTGCAGAGTAAGGATCATGGGAGAGCTTCGAGTTAGCGTTCATTTCGAGGAGATAAAAAGCCAAAAGAAGATAGCTTCTGTAGTAAAACCGGCGAGAATAAAAGTTTCTCCAGAAACGATCAGGATCAATGGTTCCTTGGGCTGGGAGGAGATAAGAGCATACGAGAGCCTGGAGGAGGCGTTGAGGGAAAAATTTTCCTCTCTTGCAGGACGACCTGTAAATCCCATAAGAGACGAGGTAATGGCTGATATCGCAGAGCTTTTTATGGAACGCCAAACCTTGGATGTTTCAGCTACCCTTAGAGGGCAGGATGTGGTATCCGTAAGCTCACAGCAGGAAGAAAAGCCCATTTTGGGGGCGGTATGTGATATCGGGACTACGACGATAGCCTGCTATTTGCTGGATCTGAAAAAGGGACATCAACTGGGTGCCCTTATGAGCAGAAATCCCCAAGTTCCCTTCGGAGCGGATGTGGTTTCAAGGATAGCCCACGCTCTCAAGGAAAAAGAGACCTTTAAGGCTATGGTCAAGGGCCTGAGAGAGGAAGTTGCTCTTCTTCTTGCGCGTCTAGCTTCAGATGTGGGGGCTGACTTGAAGAACTGCGAAGAAGTTTTGGTGATCGGTAATTCGTGTATGCATCACTTCTTCAAGGGACTTTTGCCCGTCACTCTGGGGAGAGCTCCTTTTCGTCCAGTGCAGAAAGGTCCATCTTGTGATAAGGCGGACCATTTCTCCTTGGGGGTCTCCTCCAGTGCGAGGATAAGGTTTTTGCCCCTGATAGGCGGATTCGTAGGATCGGATATGGTCGGACTTTTGCACTTCGTGGAATCGGTGATGCCTCAAAGGACCAGGTTGGTTCTTGATCTGGGGACCAACGGAGAGATAGCCTTGATACACCAAGGCAAGATCCTAGTTTGTTCTGCGGCTGCGGGGCCTGCGTTCGAAGGAGGAAATATTTCCTGTGGAATGGTGGCCTCAACAGGGGCTATCAATGAGCTCTCTTGGGAAGAAAAGAACATGATCCCGAAGGTCATAGGAGGAGGAGAACCTGTGGGGATCACCGGCTCGGGTTTGGTGGACGCTGTAGCGATCCTCTGCGAGAGAGGGGTAGTTCTCCCTTCGGGGAGGATCAATTCTCCAGAAAATATAAAAAACCCATCTTTGGCCTCTATGGTAGTGGAAAGAGGTGGAGAAAGGGTAGTGATGATAGCTAAGGGAGAAAGTCGAGAGATCTTCATCTCCCAGAAGGACCTTCGTCAGCTACAGCTTAGCAAGGGAGCAGTGGTGGCCGCTATGAAAGCCCTTTTGGAAAAGGCCAGTATGACCTGGAAGGACGTCGATGAATTGGTCTTGGCTGGGGCCTTGGGAAATTACATAAATCCAGACTCGGCAATGAAGATAGGCCTTATTCCTTCTGCCATGAAGGACAAGGTAATCCCCGTAGGCAACGGAGCAGCGGAGGGGGCCAAGCTGGTTTTGCTTGGAGGAGAGAAAGAATGGCATAAAGCCTGTTCTGTAGTCCAAAAAACAGAGCATATCCCCCTTGAAGAAAACCTTACATTTCAAGAATTTTTTATGAATTCCTTATCTCTGGAACCATTCTAA
- a CDS encoding TRAP dicarboxylate transporter, DctM subunit (PFAM: DctM-like transporters~TIGRFAM: TRAP transporter, DctM subunit~COGs: COG4664 TRAP-type mannitol/chloroaromatic compound transport system large permease component~InterPro IPR004681: IPR010656~KEGG: aco:Amico_1759 TRAP dicarboxylate transporter, DctM subunit~PFAM: TRAP C4-dicarboxylate transport system permease DctM subunit~SPTR: TRAP dicarboxylate transporter, DctM subunit;~TIGRFAM: TRAP dicarboxylate transporter, DctM subunit) yields MTGDMLPLLMFAALFLLLAAGVPIAFSLSAVAIVFSYFLWGPGALNILISATWGAMNNFVIIAVPLFIYMSYILQKTNVVEDLYDAFYKWSGGLRGGLAIATVIVGAFLGAVSGVVAAGVIGLGLIGLPQMLKYKYDKNVSMGIVMASGTLGQIIPPSTNMVLYGAVTGVSIGGLFAGGLTAGVFLGILYIGYVLIRSLINPNLCPPLPPDERASFKEKLYALRSVFLPSLLIILVLGSILSGIASPTEAAAFGAAGAMLIGLIKKRLNWEIVFSSCYETLSITAMVGWVMIGATAFGSVFSGVGGNRLVSQLAMNMPGGAVMVLIASSVFYFILGMFLEPGAIIFFAVPIIAPILARLGYDPLWVGLVFNVLLQCGYLSPPFGFSLFYLKGVTPKDVTITEIYRASIPFLVLQVACVAIMFVFPDFFLWLPKQVLGL; encoded by the coding sequence ATGACTGGCGATATGTTACCACTTTTGATGTTTGCGGCTTTGTTCCTTCTTTTGGCGGCGGGAGTCCCCATTGCCTTTTCCCTTTCTGCTGTAGCCATAGTTTTTTCTTACTTTCTTTGGGGCCCAGGAGCCTTGAATATCTTGATATCGGCCACGTGGGGAGCCATGAACAACTTCGTCATAATAGCGGTCCCTCTCTTCATCTACATGTCCTACATACTACAGAAAACCAACGTGGTAGAGGACCTATATGATGCCTTCTATAAGTGGTCTGGCGGCTTAAGAGGTGGTCTTGCCATAGCCACTGTAATAGTTGGAGCCTTCTTGGGGGCCGTTTCGGGAGTCGTCGCAGCTGGGGTTATTGGGTTGGGCTTAATAGGTCTTCCTCAGATGTTGAAGTACAAGTACGACAAGAACGTCTCCATGGGCATTGTTATGGCCTCAGGTACCTTGGGACAAATAATACCACCGAGCACCAACATGGTTCTTTATGGTGCCGTCACAGGGGTTTCCATCGGAGGACTTTTTGCCGGAGGGCTTACTGCTGGTGTTTTTCTGGGCATCCTGTACATTGGATACGTCCTTATAAGAAGCCTTATAAACCCCAATCTGTGTCCCCCTCTTCCTCCCGACGAAAGAGCTTCGTTTAAGGAAAAACTTTACGCATTAAGGAGCGTGTTCCTTCCCAGCCTTTTAATAATCCTGGTTTTGGGTTCCATCCTTTCTGGAATCGCCTCTCCTACGGAGGCAGCGGCTTTCGGTGCGGCAGGGGCGATGCTGATCGGCTTGATTAAAAAGAGGCTCAATTGGGAGATTGTCTTTTCCTCCTGTTACGAGACCTTGTCCATTACGGCTATGGTCGGTTGGGTTATGATAGGTGCCACTGCTTTCGGGTCGGTCTTCTCAGGGGTAGGAGGAAATCGCCTGGTGTCTCAGCTAGCAATGAACATGCCTGGCGGAGCTGTCATGGTCCTTATTGCCTCTTCTGTTTTCTACTTTATCTTGGGGATGTTCTTGGAACCAGGAGCGATAATATTCTTTGCCGTGCCTATAATTGCTCCCATTCTCGCTAGGTTGGGTTATGACCCCCTGTGGGTTGGTTTGGTGTTCAACGTCCTCTTGCAGTGTGGTTACTTGTCTCCGCCTTTTGGATTTAGTTTGTTCTACCTCAAGGGCGTAACGCCTAAGGATGTCACAATAACGGAGATCTACAGGGCTAGTATTCCATTTTTGGTCTTGCAGGTAGCCTGCGTTGCCATCATGTTTGTTTTCCCGGACTTTTTCTTGTGGCTACCGAAACAGGTCTTGGGGCTGTGA
- a CDS encoding Extracellular solute-binding protein, family 7 (PFAM: Bacterial extracellular solute-binding protein, family 7~COGs: COG4663 TRAP-type mannitol/chloroaromatic compound transport system periplasmic component~InterPro IPR018389~KEGG: aco:Amico_1761 extracellular solute-binding protein, family 7~PFAM: Extracellular solute-binding protein, family 7~SPTR: Extracellular solute-binding protein, family 7): protein MRKFLTLFLLVALVLVSANAAFAAKVKWRMVTHAMPGTEQQRIAEEFGKTVETLSGGEFVIEVFPAGVLFPVFETFDNLRNGVVQASMVYGAYWPGKDPGFILTTRPGDPLGTYAEGAYVTEKLFPYFEKLYAKHGIKYLGHAMVSPLYEQLMSVVPIRNLEEIKGKKIRTSGFGARFYNALGATTVSLPAPEIYTALQTNNIDAAEWTFWDENMRMGFHEVVKYVIDPAFQNGTCEYFPLTVNPAAWDSLPQNYKDIVFAALDRARYMSAMVYVHEIKAREKWKEMEGIEIITWSPEDQKKAREIGLKLVYDECMKTPEGKEYLDIYRSALWELGYKDEAKFLGYEEKK from the coding sequence ATGCGAAAGTTTTTGACGCTGTTTTTGTTGGTGGCTCTAGTGCTCGTTAGCGCTAACGCAGCCTTTGCTGCGAAGGTAAAGTGGAGGATGGTAACCCATGCCATGCCTGGTACGGAGCAGCAGAGGATAGCTGAAGAGTTTGGAAAGACCGTTGAGACCCTCTCTGGTGGAGAGTTCGTGATCGAGGTTTTCCCAGCCGGCGTTCTCTTCCCAGTGTTTGAGACCTTTGACAATTTGAGAAACGGTGTCGTCCAGGCTTCCATGGTGTACGGCGCCTACTGGCCTGGAAAGGACCCGGGCTTCATCCTGACCACCCGCCCCGGAGATCCCCTGGGGACCTATGCTGAGGGTGCATATGTGACGGAGAAGCTCTTCCCCTATTTCGAGAAGCTCTATGCCAAACACGGGATCAAATATTTGGGACACGCAATGGTTAGCCCCCTTTATGAGCAGCTCATGTCTGTGGTTCCAATCCGCAATCTTGAGGAGATAAAGGGTAAGAAAATCCGTACCTCCGGCTTTGGTGCAAGGTTCTACAATGCCCTTGGTGCAACCACCGTTTCGCTCCCTGCTCCAGAGATATACACGGCTTTGCAGACCAACAACATAGATGCAGCAGAGTGGACCTTCTGGGATGAGAACATGAGGATGGGCTTCCACGAAGTGGTTAAGTACGTTATAGATCCTGCGTTCCAGAACGGAACCTGTGAGTACTTCCCCCTCACGGTGAACCCCGCTGCATGGGACTCTCTGCCTCAGAATTACAAGGACATAGTGTTCGCCGCTCTTGATAGGGCCCGCTATATGTCCGCCATGGTATACGTCCATGAGATCAAGGCAAGAGAGAAATGGAAAGAAATGGAAGGCATAGAGATAATCACCTGGAGCCCAGAGGACCAGAAGAAGGCCAGGGAGATAGGTCTGAAACTGGTTTATGACGAGTGCATGAAGACTCCGGAAGGAAAAGAATATCTTGACATATACCGCAGTGCCCTTTGGGAGCTGGGATACAAGGACGAAGCCAAGTTCCTCGGATACGAGGAAAAGAAATAG
- a CDS encoding TRAP dicarboxylate transporter, DctM subunit (PFAM: DctM-like transporters~TIGRFAM: TRAP transporter, DctM subunit~COGs: COG1593 TRAP-type C4-dicarboxylate transport system large permease component~InterPro IPR004681: IPR010656~KEGG: amt:Amet_3531 TRAP dicarboxylate transporter, DctM subunit~PFAM: TRAP C4-dicarboxylate transport system permease DctM subunit~SPTR: TRAP dicarboxylate transporter, DctM subunit;~TIGRFAM: TRAP dicarboxylate transporter, DctM subunit): MGLVLAISFFLLLILGFPIALAIGISSVVVLILSDLPLQMVPQMMFMGNNSFALVAVPFFILAGDILAKGGISEKIVSFAEATLGRVKGGLSIVSTVASMFIAAISGSGAATTAAVGSALLPDLKRKGYDLDFSAALIAASGTIGVVIPPSVPMVLYAVISGESVAKLFMGGFIPGLLMGLGLIAFALYVAQKRNYPASDPVPSVEKWRRFKSASWGLLTPIIILGGIFTGWFTPSEAAAIAVDYSLFVALFIYKSLDFKKLYNLVVGAGVTSSLIMFIIATSKLFGWNLAFYEVPDKVAGALMQMAGENHFMIYLAVLLVILVAGMFMETASALIILTPIFLPTISQLGGNLIHFGVIIAVGLAIGMATPPVAIDIYVASAITGLSIEEISKPIIPMVIILVVTLILITYLPSLVLFLPNMLWNGTM, from the coding sequence TTGGGCCTTGTTCTCGCTATATCATTTTTCCTTTTGTTGATTTTGGGATTCCCCATAGCTTTGGCCATAGGAATTTCATCGGTTGTGGTCCTCATCTTAAGCGACCTTCCTCTGCAGATGGTTCCTCAGATGATGTTCATGGGGAACAACTCCTTTGCCCTGGTGGCCGTACCCTTTTTCATCCTTGCCGGGGACATCCTGGCCAAAGGCGGCATCTCTGAAAAAATAGTCTCCTTCGCTGAAGCCACACTGGGAAGGGTCAAGGGGGGGCTTTCCATAGTTTCCACCGTAGCCTCCATGTTCATAGCCGCCATTTCCGGTTCGGGAGCAGCTACAACAGCAGCTGTAGGCTCGGCGCTTTTACCGGACTTGAAACGAAAGGGATACGACCTGGACTTCTCTGCTGCCCTCATAGCCGCTTCCGGCACCATCGGCGTAGTGATTCCCCCAAGCGTTCCCATGGTTCTTTACGCGGTGATATCCGGGGAATCGGTGGCCAAGCTCTTCATGGGTGGTTTCATTCCTGGATTATTGATGGGTTTGGGACTTATAGCCTTTGCTTTATATGTAGCACAAAAGCGAAACTACCCTGCAAGCGACCCCGTACCTTCCGTGGAAAAGTGGCGTAGATTCAAGAGCGCATCCTGGGGCCTCCTAACACCAATAATAATCCTAGGTGGTATTTTCACAGGCTGGTTCACCCCCTCTGAAGCAGCGGCCATTGCCGTTGATTACTCCCTTTTTGTGGCTTTATTCATATATAAAAGCCTTGACTTCAAGAAACTTTACAACCTTGTGGTAGGGGCAGGTGTTACATCCTCTCTCATAATGTTCATAATTGCCACCTCCAAGCTTTTTGGATGGAACCTCGCTTTCTACGAGGTCCCCGATAAGGTGGCAGGGGCCCTGATGCAGATGGCTGGCGAAAATCATTTTATGATATACCTGGCGGTGCTATTAGTGATCCTTGTAGCTGGAATGTTCATGGAGACTGCCTCTGCATTGATAATTCTAACGCCCATATTTTTGCCCACCATATCTCAGTTGGGAGGTAACTTGATCCATTTCGGCGTTATAATCGCAGTGGGGCTTGCCATAGGGATGGCAACCCCGCCAGTGGCTATAGATATATACGTGGCAAGTGCCATAACGGGCCTCAGCATCGAAGAGATAAGCAAGCCCATAATACCCATGGTGATCATCCTCGTCGTTACGCTCATACTGATAACATACCTGCCATCGTTGGTTCTTTTCTTGCCCAATATGCTGTGGAATGGCACGATGTAA